The following coding sequences are from one Dermacentor albipictus isolate Rhodes 1998 colony unplaced genomic scaffold, USDA_Dalb.pri_finalv2 scaffold_12, whole genome shotgun sequence window:
- the LOC139051567 gene encoding piggyBac transposable element-derived protein 4-like — translation MEALKEKEILAVGTVRTNRKNLPEEIRHDNKLQKGDYIWRTKGSITAYQWKDTKNVHALSNFHHPKDTVDVVRKLANGSSVSVQCPKAISDYNTWMGGVDRFDQRRNAYPADRRSKKSWYRIFYFLLDAAVVNAFLQMKEDNQMSYLWFRLVLGRQLINGQTFKGSNNRPYKANKKGTKNGQKMVGVQDEVRFLGDGHHPQKVAKRRRCRWCSSAKKEARTNFLCSACNVPLCATCFGPFHAGRK, via the coding sequence ATGGAGGCcttgaaagaaaaggaaattctgGCAGTGGGGACCGTTCGAACAAATCGCAAGAATCTCCCTGAAGAAATCAGACATGATAACAAGCTGCAGAAGGGTGACTATATATGGCGGACAAAAGGAAGCATCACGGCTTACCAGTGGAAGGATACGAAAAACGTCCACGCACTTTCCAACTTTCATCACCCGAAGGACACTGTGGACGTTGTTCGAAAGCTTGCCAATGGCTCGTCCGTGTCTGTCCAATGCCCAAAGGCCATCTCAGACTACAACACCTGGATGGGTGGAGTCGACAGGTTTGACCAGAGGAGAAATGCGTATCCGGCAGACAGAAGATCTAAAAAGTCCTGGTACCGAATTTTCTACTTTCTGCTGGATGCAGCAGTAGTGAATGCTTTCCTCCAAATGAAAGAAGACAATCAAATGAGCTACCTGTGGTTCCGGCTTGTCCTCGGTCGCCAGCTGATAAACGGCCAAACCTTCAAAGGCTCTAACAATCGGCCTTATAAAGCCAACAAAAAAGGCACCAAAAATGGCCAAAAAATGGTAGGAGTTCAGGACGAAGTCCGATTTCTGGGAGATGGACACCACCCTCAGAAAGTCGCGAAAAGGAGGCGATGTCGCTGGTGCTCCAGTGCCAAGAAAGAAGCTCGCACCAATTTTTTGTGCTCTGCATGCAATGTGCCACTTTGCGCAACATGTTTTGGGCCTTTTCATGCTGGTCGAAAGTGA